Sequence from the Ictalurus furcatus strain D&B chromosome 25, Billie_1.0, whole genome shotgun sequence genome:
TTTAGGACATGTGGATATTCGCATTAAAACATGCTTCTAGGCTGATAAGTGGTCCATCATTTATACCGCCTGATAGGTGAGGGTGGCTACAGTGTCCTCAAAGGTCAGTGTCTGCAAAGTGCAAAGAGCAAAGAACAATATATTACCACATGCTATTCAACAGCCTACTgcactctcagccaacttcacAAATGGGAATTCAAGACATTCTTACCATGACCATGTTTTTACCACTGATCTCACGAACAAACGTGGTTTCTTTATCATCCCACGTCTGCACCTGTACAAGTTTGCTTCCTTCCAGGGTTACAACATTCTAGAAAATAGTTAGGCTTGTGTTTATCTTATGGGGAGATTTAAagcactgattattttactatacgGTGCCTTGAATAAGTATTAATCCCCttgaacatttccacattttatagtgttacaacctggaactgaaatggacttaattgagATTATGTCATTAATCTACAACCCCTTCTCTGATTAATGCCATCCTTACTTAGTCACTGACTTTTGCTGAACAATCACCTCTAgtcagttttctttctttctttcttactttctttttaaagaaacaacccATAATTGATACCCAGACTTGCTTTGATAACTCCTCAGTATTCATGATGCTGTGGACTTCGTTCAAGTGACTTGTGATGTGGTGACTTCAACTGGCTGCACCAGAACTGATCTACAGTTATATTTGACCACATTCAGCTGAtccttttatccaaagcaacttgcAAATAggacaggatacaactgagcaattgagatGCAACTCACAACCTTttgatcagtagcccaatggcttaaccactgagctttCACTGccccagtgaagggaaatacgCAGTCACaactattattaacatttagctAACAATATTTAGTTTCCCTCAACTTCAGTATTATAGGCTATTTTGTGATGATTCATGacataatcccaattaagtccatttcaatatcaggttgtaacactagaaaatgtggaaaggaatacttatgcaaggcaatTATTTGTGGAAGTATAATGAGTTAACGTTCCTAGTCTTACTATGACAAAGACATAAAATGTCCCAGATATTTATGTACTGACTAGCGAATTTGAGATTTTTACCTTGCATTGTCTGCCATCCTTGGTTTTCTCATAGTACTCTTCACCCAGCCTGAACCAGATTTCTCCAGTATGAATGCTGGTCACTGTTTTAACAACTATATAGTC
This genomic interval carries:
- the fabp7b gene encoding fatty acid binding protein 7, brain, b, coding for MDAFIGSWKLVKSENFTKYLTALGVREEQIRVAQIIKPTITFYKDWDYIVVKTVTSIHTGEIWFRLGEEYYEKTKDGRQCKNVVTLEGSKLVQVQTWDDKETTFVREISGKNMVMTLTFEDTVATLTYQAV